In Fibrobacter sp. UWR2, the following are encoded in one genomic region:
- the nuoF gene encoding NADH-quinone oxidoreductase subunit NuoF, which produces MAECVKVCTQNFGKGAQDIEVYKKLGGYANISERLFNMSQFELIDYVQRSNLRGRGGAGFPTGMKWSFVPRNSGKPVYIVVNADEGEGGTFKDHFLMMEDPHRLIEGLIIAAWALGSRAAYIYCRGEFLPCIESINKALNQAYAAGYLGENIMGTKFCFDIFVHRGAGAYICGEETALINSLEGQKGQPRLKPPFPAVSGAWKSPTCVNNVETIMALPWILQHDPSEYAKMGTPRAGGTKVFCISGDVKNPGVYEAPLGTPMMTMINEYAGGVVGGKLKAVLPGGSSCAPLTAEEAAVATMDYECLASMKTMFGSGAMIVINDTHNMVDLLNCLGNFYSHESCGQCTPCREGTGLLHRMLNLIVDGKGHDGDVELMQSLCGGFGGVTICPLSISLGGPVSSYTAKFRADFDEYIAKNPDHAKPRVQETYRPGIFW; this is translated from the coding sequence ATGGCTGAATGTGTAAAAGTTTGTACGCAAAACTTTGGCAAGGGCGCCCAGGACATCGAAGTCTACAAGAAGCTGGGCGGCTACGCGAATATTTCTGAACGCCTGTTCAACATGAGCCAGTTCGAACTCATCGACTACGTGCAGCGCTCTAACCTGCGTGGCCGTGGTGGTGCAGGCTTCCCGACCGGCATGAAGTGGAGCTTTGTGCCCCGCAATTCCGGCAAGCCCGTGTACATCGTGGTGAACGCCGACGAAGGCGAAGGCGGTACGTTCAAGGACCACTTCCTGATGATGGAAGATCCTCACCGCCTCATCGAAGGCCTGATTATCGCGGCTTGGGCACTCGGTTCCCGTGCGGCTTACATCTACTGCCGTGGCGAATTCCTGCCCTGCATCGAGAGCATCAACAAGGCGCTGAACCAGGCATACGCTGCCGGTTACCTCGGCGAAAATATCATGGGCACCAAGTTCTGCTTCGATATCTTCGTGCATCGCGGTGCTGGTGCCTACATTTGCGGTGAAGAAACTGCTCTTATCAACTCGCTCGAAGGCCAGAAGGGTCAGCCCCGCCTGAAGCCGCCTTTCCCGGCGGTGAGTGGCGCCTGGAAGTCCCCGACCTGCGTGAACAACGTGGAGACCATCATGGCCCTCCCGTGGATCCTGCAGCACGACCCGAGTGAATATGCCAAGATGGGTACGCCCCGTGCCGGTGGTACGAAGGTGTTCTGCATCTCGGGCGACGTGAAGAATCCGGGCGTGTACGAGGCTCCTCTCGGAACCCCGATGATGACGATGATTAACGAGTATGCCGGCGGCGTCGTGGGCGGAAAGCTCAAGGCCGTGCTGCCGGGCGGTTCCTCTTGCGCACCTTTGACAGCCGAAGAAGCCGCTGTCGCGACGATGGATTACGAATGCCTTGCCTCGATGAAGACGATGTTCGGTTCGGGCGCCATGATTGTGATTAACGATACGCACAACATGGTGGACCTGCTGAACTGCCTCGGCAACTTCTACAGCCACGAAAGTTGCGGCCAGTGCACTCCGTGCCGCGAAGGTACGGGCCTGTTGCACCGCATGCTGAACCTGATTGTCGATGGCAAGGGCCACGACGGCGACGTGGAACTGATGCAGAGCCTCTGCGGCGGTTTCGGCGGCGTGACGATTTGCCCGCTGTCTATTTCGCTTGGCGGTCCGGTGTCCAGCTACACCGCAAAGTTCCGTGCGGACTTTGATGAGTATATCGCAAAGAATCCCGACCACGCCAAGCCGCGTGTTCAAGAAACCTACCGTCCTGGAATTTTCTGGTAA
- a CDS encoding 2Fe-2S iron-sulfur cluster-binding protein — translation MSNYYNMPKLPTENSPKVEIFVDDKPVMVPGDTNLLEALKAVGIETPHVCYHPYLPVSGNCRQCLVEQEGPRGRMLVIACYTPVAPGMKIYTPASSARVKNARKATQEFMLVNHPLDCPICDKAGECTLQENYMEAGQNESRMRPEYGKNYHGNPEHQFIDAKGQVRGGKHVDLGPRVLLDEERCVQCDRCVRFMRSIAGSEQLQLAGRADHTYITTFPGEKLDHEYDLCVTDVCPVGAMTAKYFRFQKRVWLLSHTPTISMDDSLGANIWLDHADGHIYRVMPRCNPVVNRSWLSNTSRLAFQNFDKNRIPAMDVHKVTFGNGKVAIVAGGSCTIEDLAAIRVLKESLGDRAEVFGGSLLKVGEPDGIAKSGDPVANRAGMKLLGFADVSEFMKRTAEFETLVTVNANLFGEDPAAAKALEKVNCRVALSAFDDDTVKNATISIGVRHWSEVQGTMVNSLNILQKLNACPVCPDEKLWAPYEVISHMAGAKFETAADAFKKAGEYAPVLAGLSYDAIKSTGKLLEGGNA, via the coding sequence ATGAGTAACTACTACAACATGCCGAAACTCCCGACCGAGAACAGCCCGAAGGTGGAAATCTTCGTGGACGACAAGCCGGTCATGGTTCCTGGCGATACGAACCTCCTCGAGGCCCTCAAGGCTGTCGGGATTGAAACTCCCCACGTATGTTACCATCCTTACCTCCCGGTATCGGGTAACTGCCGCCAGTGCCTGGTGGAACAGGAAGGCCCGCGCGGCCGCATGCTGGTGATTGCCTGCTACACGCCTGTCGCCCCGGGTATGAAGATTTATACGCCGGCTTCCAGCGCCCGCGTCAAAAACGCCCGCAAGGCCACCCAGGAATTCATGCTGGTGAACCACCCGCTCGATTGCCCCATCTGCGACAAGGCCGGTGAATGCACCCTGCAAGAGAACTACATGGAAGCGGGCCAGAACGAATCCCGCATGCGCCCCGAATACGGCAAGAACTACCACGGCAATCCGGAACATCAGTTCATTGATGCGAAGGGACAGGTTCGTGGCGGTAAGCACGTAGACTTAGGCCCCCGTGTTTTGCTCGACGAAGAACGCTGCGTGCAGTGCGACCGTTGCGTGCGCTTTATGCGTAGCATCGCCGGTTCCGAACAGCTGCAGCTCGCTGGCCGTGCCGACCATACTTACATTACTACGTTCCCGGGCGAAAAGCTCGACCACGAATACGACCTGTGCGTGACGGATGTGTGCCCGGTGGGCGCCATGACAGCGAAGTACTTCCGTTTCCAGAAGCGCGTTTGGCTGCTTTCCCACACGCCGACGATTTCGATGGACGATTCCCTCGGTGCGAACATCTGGCTCGACCATGCCGACGGCCACATCTACCGCGTGATGCCGCGTTGCAACCCGGTGGTGAACCGCAGCTGGCTTTCTAACACGAGCCGCCTCGCGTTCCAGAACTTTGACAAGAACCGCATTCCGGCGATGGACGTGCACAAGGTTACCTTCGGTAACGGCAAGGTCGCTATCGTTGCTGGCGGTTCTTGCACCATCGAAGACCTCGCTGCAATCCGCGTGCTCAAGGAATCGCTCGGTGACCGCGCCGAAGTCTTTGGCGGCTCGCTCCTCAAGGTGGGTGAACCCGACGGTATCGCGAAGAGCGGTGACCCGGTGGCGAACCGCGCCGGCATGAAGCTCTTGGGTTTCGCCGACGTTTCTGAATTCATGAAGCGTACTGCGGAATTCGAAACGCTCGTGACCGTGAACGCGAACCTCTTCGGCGAGGACCCGGCAGCGGCCAAGGCCCTCGAGAAGGTGAACTGCCGTGTGGCACTCTCGGCATTCGATGACGATACGGTGAAGAACGCGACTATTTCCATCGGTGTTCGCCACTGGAGCGAAGTCCAGGGCACGATGGTGAACAGCCTGAATATTCTGCAGAAGTTGAACGCCTGCCCGGTATGCCCCGACGAAAAGCTCTGGGCTCCGTACGAGGTTATTTCGCACATGGCCGGAGCCAAGTTCGAGACCGCTGCTGACGCCTTCAAGAAGGCGGGCGAGTATGCGCCGGTCCTTGCCGGCCTCAGCTACGATGCAATCAAGAGTACAGGCAAGTTGCTCGAAGGAGGTAACGCCTAA
- a CDS encoding complex I subunit 1 family protein, protein MDIIESKTWVEWLITIAKFGFCFVPVLYILLLIPMERRGAGFMQDRQGPNRSYIKIPFFGKIRLLGYVQNMCDGTKLFFKEMFAPAGVNKVLYYVAPAIPFAIVFLSPCVIPWFGPMVFEWGDKTVRIAGSIIDSDVGVLLLFGFSSLSAYGAVLAGWASKSKYSFLGALRTSSMTISYEVCLGLSMMGILLLAGSFNLTDIVNWQEHHVWGIVAQPVAFFCFLIASIAETGRAPFDVAEGEPELVAGYHTEYGAMQFGLFYMGEYSHICINSFLIATLFLGGYAVPFVTTETMQAHMGGSLAILCGVLVFLALAFLHMIYRYSKKLAATKLTNRFEVLQEYKLYKIVAWAAVAVLVILGVAAWFFYNPANMVVNGVAVGSLATAIGTALIHLLVLVAKSVLFCWVWIWVRWTLPRFRYDHVMHLGWKIILNIALINLVVTAVIAKLVGGN, encoded by the coding sequence ATGGATATTATTGAATCCAAAACCTGGGTGGAATGGCTGATTACCATCGCCAAGTTCGGGTTCTGCTTTGTTCCGGTTCTCTACATCCTGTTGCTCATCCCGATGGAACGTCGTGGTGCGGGCTTCATGCAGGACCGTCAGGGGCCGAACCGCTCCTACATCAAGATTCCGTTCTTTGGCAAGATCCGCTTGTTGGGCTATGTGCAGAACATGTGCGACGGCACCAAGCTGTTCTTCAAGGAAATGTTTGCCCCTGCTGGCGTGAACAAGGTGCTCTACTACGTGGCACCGGCTATCCCGTTTGCCATCGTGTTCCTTAGCCCCTGCGTCATTCCGTGGTTCGGCCCGATGGTGTTCGAATGGGGCGACAAGACCGTCCGCATTGCAGGTTCCATCATTGATTCCGATGTGGGCGTGCTCCTGTTGTTCGGTTTCAGCTCGCTTTCTGCCTACGGTGCCGTGCTTGCGGGTTGGGCTTCCAAGTCCAAGTACAGCTTCCTCGGTGCGCTGCGTACGAGTTCCATGACCATCAGTTACGAAGTGTGCCTCGGCCTTTCGATGATGGGCATCTTGCTCCTTGCGGGTTCCTTCAACCTGACCGATATCGTGAACTGGCAGGAACACCATGTGTGGGGTATCGTTGCCCAGCCGGTGGCGTTCTTCTGCTTCCTTATCGCTAGCATCGCCGAAACCGGCCGCGCCCCGTTCGACGTCGCCGAAGGCGAACCTGAACTCGTTGCTGGTTACCATACCGAATATGGCGCCATGCAGTTCGGTTTGTTCTACATGGGTGAATACTCCCACATCTGCATCAACAGCTTCCTGATTGCGACTCTCTTCCTTGGCGGTTACGCCGTCCCGTTCGTGACGACCGAGACGATGCAGGCCCACATGGGCGGTTCGCTCGCCATCCTCTGCGGTGTGCTCGTGTTCCTGGCGCTTGCGTTCCTCCACATGATTTACCGCTATTCCAAGAAGCTCGCTGCGACCAAGCTGACGAACCGCTTCGAAGTCCTCCAGGAATACAAGCTCTACAAGATTGTCGCCTGGGCTGCTGTCGCCGTGCTCGTAATTCTCGGTGTGGCTGCCTGGTTCTTCTATAATCCGGCCAACATGGTCGTGAACGGTGTTGCCGTGGGTAGCCTCGCTACTGCAATCGGTACAGCGCTCATCCACCTGCTCGTGCTTGTCGCGAAGAGCGTGCTCTTCTGCTGGGTGTGGATTTGGGTCCGCTGGACTCTCCCGCGCTTCCGCTATGACCACGTGATGCACCTGGGCTGGAAGATTATCTTGAACATCGCCCTCATCAACCTCGTGGTGACTGCCGTCATCGCAAAACTCGTAGGGGGTAACTAA
- a CDS encoding NADH-quinone oxidoreductase subunit I — protein sequence MRVIKQRPMNWVERLYIFEALRGLFTTLKHAARGLFRYETLPTISYPEGQPEVRNTYRAKHRLMLRPDGTPRCVACGMCAAACPAHCIFIEATASDDPRIEKKVKRFDIDHLTCVFCGLCAEACPVDALRMDTKEIVFEHRTRDEFVATLETLTAWDPKDYPDDAQSQVAPGGTKNAEALKVWGMEVK from the coding sequence ATGCGCGTTATTAAACAGAGGCCCATGAACTGGGTCGAACGCCTCTACATTTTTGAAGCCCTTCGTGGCTTGTTCACTACGTTGAAGCATGCTGCTCGCGGCTTGTTCCGTTACGAGACTCTCCCGACGATTTCGTACCCGGAAGGCCAGCCGGAAGTCCGCAATACCTACCGTGCAAAGCACCGCCTGATGTTGCGCCCCGATGGCACTCCGCGTTGTGTTGCCTGCGGTATGTGTGCTGCGGCTTGCCCTGCGCACTGCATCTTCATTGAAGCCACTGCGAGCGATGACCCGCGTATCGAAAAGAAGGTCAAGCGCTTCGATATCGACCACTTGACTTGCGTGTTCTGCGGCCTGTGTGCGGAAGCCTGCCCGGTGGATGCACTGCGCATGGATACGAAGGAAATCGTGTTCGAACACCGCACCCGCGACGAGTTCGTGGCGACGCTTGAAACTCTTACCGCCTGGGATCCGAAGGATTACCCCGACGACGCGCAGAGCCAGGTGGCTCCGGGCGGGACCAAGAATGCCGAGGCCCTCAAGGTCTGGGGAATGGAGGTTAAGTAA